In Lepus europaeus isolate LE1 chromosome 9, mLepTim1.pri, whole genome shotgun sequence, the following are encoded in one genomic region:
- the LOC133766546 gene encoding retinal cone rhodopsin-sensitive cGMP 3',5'-cyclic phosphodiesterase subunit gamma-like has protein sequence MSDNYTTLAPPASNQGPTTPRKGPHKFKQRQTRWFKSKPAKKSVKGFGDDISGMEGLGTDITVICPWEAFRHLELQELA, from the coding sequence ATGAGTGACAACTATACAACTTTGGCTCCTCCAGCTTCCAACCAGGGCCCCACCACCCCACGCAAGGGCCCACACAAGTTCAAGCAGAGGCAGACTCGCTGGTTCAAAAGCAAACCAGCTAAGAAAAGTGTGAAAGGGTTTGGAGatgacatttcaggcatggagggGCTGGGAACAGATATCACAGTGATTTGTCCCTGGGAGGCTTTCCGCCACCTGGAATTGCAAGAGCTCGCTTAG